The Streptomyces sp. NBC_01255 genome window below encodes:
- a CDS encoding WD40 repeat domain-containing protein — MPSATPPPAREGGRAVTGTEAEAAALLGWLTDPEAPRLCLVTGAPGSGKTALLDWLAAHGPRAGGRRRRTPRVLVPLAGQSALGATWTIADLLGVVARSPDELVHALATSEARPSGRAVLLLTDLHAAAEPAALTELIGELAGVGRVRLVVEARTGSPAPGTLRAARRATVVDLDADGEPAPADGAPAESPRPLPDLSDPLAVCAADPLLVTTAYVTGTGESSGEAGVDDHGGLRTAWLRAGQSLCRAQAPAERALVLLAALGDGADPRLRPALAELAEGAAWRLRWARNRGDLTPPWPGPVAVLGAAGGPLEGTLLVGDRTGTVRLLHEADASSAGRLPHTVPGRVTALAPAPDGTVLLLDDRGRLHSVRGTVPRAPYLERLTEAVSKTLARHPGTALAAIAGSVVVGDRLGSVHAFGLTGLHQAAPHSGRVTAVAAVESETPFVCSGGADGTVRLWTPGRDPRPEPLAERRSPVVSLHAAETPYGPLVAAAWADGLVELHRPEGGATLSFRPGPPVRAVAVTGAGALLVGTDESLVCLVPRSREKFFRSSRESSSER; from the coding sequence ATGCCGTCCGCGACCCCGCCCCCGGCACGGGAGGGAGGCCGAGCCGTCACCGGTACGGAAGCCGAGGCCGCGGCCCTGCTCGGCTGGCTCACCGACCCGGAGGCGCCCCGGCTCTGCCTCGTCACCGGCGCCCCCGGCAGCGGCAAGACAGCCCTCCTCGACTGGCTCGCCGCGCACGGCCCGCGCGCGGGCGGCCGGCGCCGCCGCACGCCCCGGGTGCTCGTCCCGCTCGCCGGGCAGAGCGCGCTCGGCGCGACCTGGACGATCGCCGACCTGCTCGGTGTGGTGGCCAGGTCGCCGGACGAACTCGTCCACGCCCTCGCCACCAGCGAGGCGCGGCCCTCGGGCCGGGCCGTCCTCCTCCTCACGGACCTCCACGCCGCCGCCGAGCCCGCCGCGCTCACGGAACTCATCGGCGAACTCGCCGGGGTGGGCCGGGTCCGGCTCGTCGTCGAGGCCCGCACCGGCAGCCCGGCGCCCGGGACCCTGCGTGCCGCACGCCGCGCGACGGTCGTGGACCTGGACGCGGACGGCGAGCCGGCCCCCGCCGACGGTGCCCCCGCGGAGTCCCCGCGCCCGCTGCCGGACCTCTCCGACCCGCTCGCCGTGTGCGCCGCCGACCCGCTGCTCGTCACCACCGCGTACGTCACCGGAACCGGTGAAAGCTCCGGAGAGGCCGGAGTTGACGACCACGGGGGGCTCAGGACCGCCTGGCTGCGGGCCGGGCAGTCGCTCTGCCGCGCCCAGGCCCCCGCGGAACGGGCGCTGGTGCTCCTCGCCGCACTCGGCGACGGCGCCGACCCCCGGCTGCGGCCCGCGCTGGCCGAGCTCGCCGAAGGGGCCGCCTGGCGGCTCCGCTGGGCCCGCAACCGCGGCGACCTGACACCGCCCTGGCCGGGGCCCGTCGCCGTACTCGGGGCGGCGGGCGGCCCGTTGGAGGGCACCCTGCTCGTCGGCGACCGCACCGGCACCGTGCGCCTGCTCCACGAGGCCGACGCGAGCTCCGCCGGGCGGCTCCCGCACACCGTCCCCGGCCGGGTCACGGCCCTCGCGCCCGCCCCGGACGGCACCGTGCTGCTCCTGGACGACCGGGGCCGGCTGCACTCCGTCCGCGGGACGGTGCCCCGCGCCCCGTACCTGGAACGTCTCACCGAGGCCGTCTCGAAGACCCTGGCCCGCCACCCCGGCACGGCCCTCGCGGCGATCGCGGGCTCGGTCGTGGTGGGGGACCGGCTCGGCTCCGTGCACGCCTTCGGCCTCACCGGCCTGCACCAGGCGGCTCCGCACAGCGGCCGGGTCACGGCGGTCGCCGCCGTGGAGTCCGAGACGCCGTTCGTGTGTTCCGGCGGAGCCGACGGGACGGTACGGCTCTGGACCCCGGGCCGCGACCCGCGCCCCGAACCCCTCGCGGAACGCCGCTCCCCGGTGGTCTCCCTGCACGCGGCGGAGACCCCGTACGGCCCCCTGGTCGCCGCGGCCTGGGCCGACGGCCTCGTCGAACTCCACCGCCCCGAGGGCGGCGCGACGCTCTCCTTCCGCCCGGGCCCCCCGGTCCGCGCGGTCGCGGTCACCGGCGCGGGCGCGCTGCTCGTCGGCACCGACGAGAGCCTGGTGTGCCTCGTACCGCGATCCCGGGAGAAGTTCTTCCGATCATCGCGCGAATCGTCCTCCGAACGGTGA
- a CDS encoding GntR family transcriptional regulator, whose product MEQGAARERATERPYPPSGDAVRVPEQARGEHTHGEPAARRPAAVPAPAPRVVQRHSVRDQILEALRTALVGGELVPGEVYSGPALAERFGVSATPVREAMQRLAVEGAVEVVPNRGFRVTERTPRELAELAEVRALIEVPVMLRLARTVPAARWADLRPLAEATGAAAARGDRAHYAETDRAFHRAVLSLAGNEQLLAVADDLHRRSQWPLISAPALRHGELVADAAEHTALLDALIAQDLAVVQSLVREHFAGSEY is encoded by the coding sequence GTGGAGCAGGGCGCAGCGCGCGAGCGGGCGACGGAGAGGCCGTACCCGCCCTCCGGCGACGCCGTACGCGTACCGGAACAGGCCCGTGGCGAGCACACGCACGGCGAACCGGCGGCGCGTCGCCCCGCCGCCGTCCCGGCCCCCGCCCCGCGCGTCGTCCAGCGGCACTCCGTACGCGACCAGATCCTCGAAGCCCTCCGCACCGCCCTCGTCGGCGGCGAGCTCGTCCCCGGCGAGGTGTACTCAGGCCCCGCCCTCGCCGAGCGTTTCGGCGTCTCGGCCACCCCCGTCCGCGAGGCCATGCAGCGCCTCGCCGTCGAAGGGGCCGTCGAGGTCGTCCCGAACCGCGGCTTCCGCGTCACCGAGCGCACCCCGCGCGAGCTCGCCGAGCTCGCCGAGGTCCGCGCGCTCATCGAGGTCCCCGTCATGCTGCGGCTCGCCCGCACGGTCCCGGCCGCCCGCTGGGCCGACCTCCGCCCGCTCGCCGAGGCGACCGGGGCAGCCGCCGCCAGGGGCGACCGCGCCCACTACGCGGAGACCGACCGCGCCTTCCACCGGGCGGTCCTCTCCCTCGCCGGGAACGAGCAGCTGCTCGCCGTCGCCGACGACCTCCACCGGCGCTCCCAGTGGCCGCTGATCAGCGCCCCCGCCCTCCGCCACGGCGAGCTCGTCGCCGACGCCGCCGAGCACACGGCCCTGCTCGACGCCCTGATCGCCCAGGACCTGGCGGTCGTCCAGTCGCTCGTCCGGGAGCACTTCGCCGGATCCGAGTACTGA
- a CDS encoding (2Fe-2S)-binding protein, which produces MTVPALLPAPLTSPVAASYARLAEVFSGLRIEESAPDERLPRGAGWVGAEELAAGGSALDAFLAWDNAQVLRDYGTQARPDVVASFGLHRYAWPACLLVTVPWFLHRRVPRLPAANVSFQRALGRMSVSVEEFACLPGDPAAALPGARVLADEEALRTEVRASLAEHFEAILGGFGPRMKRGRRALWGMATDEIVEGLWYIGALLGEEQRAMAELELLLPGTTATRKPHKPYAGSAGFRELAGTEGPDGAPRATRDRATCCFFYTLRPEDTCLTCPRTCDTERVRRLAATA; this is translated from the coding sequence ATGACCGTCCCCGCTCTGTTGCCCGCACCCCTGACCTCGCCCGTCGCGGCCTCGTACGCCCGGCTCGCCGAGGTCTTCTCCGGCCTGCGGATAGAGGAATCGGCCCCGGACGAACGGCTGCCGCGCGGCGCCGGCTGGGTCGGCGCCGAAGAGCTCGCGGCCGGCGGATCCGCCCTCGACGCCTTCCTCGCCTGGGACAACGCCCAGGTGCTGCGCGACTACGGCACCCAGGCCCGCCCCGACGTCGTCGCGAGCTTCGGACTGCACCGCTACGCCTGGCCCGCCTGCCTCCTCGTCACCGTCCCCTGGTTCCTGCACCGGAGGGTGCCGCGGCTGCCCGCGGCGAACGTGTCGTTCCAGCGCGCGCTCGGCCGCATGTCCGTCAGCGTCGAGGAGTTCGCCTGCCTGCCCGGCGACCCCGCCGCGGCCCTGCCCGGCGCCCGCGTCCTCGCCGACGAGGAGGCGCTGCGCACCGAGGTGCGCGCCTCGCTCGCCGAGCACTTCGAGGCGATCCTGGGCGGTTTCGGCCCCCGGATGAAGCGCGGCCGCCGCGCCCTGTGGGGGATGGCCACGGACGAGATCGTCGAGGGCCTCTGGTACATCGGCGCCCTGCTCGGCGAGGAGCAGCGGGCGATGGCCGAGCTCGAACTCCTCCTGCCGGGCACCACCGCCACCCGCAAGCCGCACAAGCCGTACGCCGGTTCGGCCGGTTTCCGCGAGCTCGCCGGCACCGAGGGTCCGGACGGCGCCCCGCGCGCCACCCGCGACCGGGCGACCTGCTGCTTCTTCTACACGCTGCGCCCCGAGGACACCTGCCTCACCTGCCCGCGCACCTGCGACACCGAGCGCGTCCGTCGTCTGGCCGCGACCGCCTGA
- a CDS encoding DUF2637 domain-containing protein, with the protein MRLTDISLDWLLPGGVMVAGVLTAVAVLARGKRAGDQAAAEDSWERNEERRRRKEAVYGTASYVLLFCCAAVAAALSFHGLVGFGRQNLNLSGGWEYLVPFGLDGAAMFCSVLAVREASHGDAALGSRLLVWLFAGAAAWFNWVHAPRGLGHDGAPQFFAGMSLSAAVLFDRALKQTRRAALREQGLVPRPLPQIRIVRWLRAPRETFAAWSLMLLENVRTLDEAVDEVREDRREKEQNRLRRRDQVKLDRARLKAINRQHRAFGLGRGGGTDRQVEMAALGAAGGTGTGAGPGSGSGTGSGSATPAVQAAVAEPAIADPGQLPLRPRPSLQAVRGAESRTVDLTAEDDTQTLPRLDSLERKLKDLEQQFG; encoded by the coding sequence ATGAGACTGACCGACATATCGCTGGACTGGCTGCTTCCGGGCGGCGTGATGGTGGCCGGGGTCCTGACGGCGGTGGCGGTGCTCGCGCGCGGGAAGCGCGCCGGTGACCAGGCCGCGGCCGAGGACTCCTGGGAACGCAACGAGGAGCGCCGCAGACGCAAGGAGGCGGTGTACGGAACGGCTTCCTACGTCCTGCTCTTCTGCTGCGCCGCGGTCGCGGCGGCGCTCTCCTTCCACGGACTCGTCGGCTTCGGCCGGCAGAACCTCAACCTCTCCGGAGGCTGGGAATACCTCGTCCCCTTCGGCCTCGACGGCGCCGCCATGTTCTGCTCGGTGCTCGCCGTCCGCGAGGCCAGCCACGGCGACGCGGCGCTCGGCTCGCGGCTCCTGGTCTGGCTGTTCGCCGGCGCGGCCGCCTGGTTCAACTGGGTGCACGCCCCGCGCGGCCTGGGCCATGACGGGGCACCGCAGTTCTTCGCGGGCATGTCCCTCTCGGCGGCGGTCCTCTTCGACCGGGCGCTGAAGCAGACCCGCCGGGCCGCGCTCCGCGAGCAGGGCCTGGTGCCCCGCCCGCTGCCGCAGATCCGGATCGTACGGTGGCTCCGCGCTCCCCGGGAGACCTTCGCGGCCTGGTCGCTGATGCTCCTGGAGAACGTAAGGACGCTGGACGAGGCGGTCGACGAGGTGCGCGAGGACCGGCGGGAGAAGGAGCAGAACCGGCTCCGCCGACGCGACCAGGTCAAGCTCGACCGGGCGCGGCTCAAGGCCATCAACCGCCAGCACCGCGCCTTCGGGCTCGGCCGCGGCGGCGGCACCGACCGTCAGGTCGAGATGGCGGCACTGGGCGCCGCGGGAGGCACCGGTACGGGCGCGGGCCCGGGTTCCGGATCGGGTACGGGCTCCGGCTCCGCGACGCCGGCCGTGCAGGCCGCCGTCGCGGAGCCCGCCATAGCGGATCCCGGACAACTGCCGCTTCGACCCCGGCCCTCCCTGCAAGCCGTGCGGGGCGCCGAGTCCCGCACGGTGGACCTCACCGCTGAGGACGACACCCAGACGCTGCCCCGGCTCGACTCCCTGGAGCGCAAGCTCAAGGACCTGGAGCAGCAGTTCGGCTGA
- a CDS encoding ATP-binding protein: MAGEARQPTQLLRKVGCADLTAVPEVRHALRELLRKWGGPGASDVAELLTSELVTNALVHTEHGAVVTATVVPEQLRVEVRDFVPGLEPPRVPPADDGTRTHGRGLVLVQALADSWGVEEHGAGKVVWFELNGGAA, from the coding sequence ATGGCCGGGGAGGCGCGACAGCCGACTCAACTGCTCAGGAAGGTGGGATGCGCGGATCTCACCGCGGTGCCGGAGGTGCGACATGCCTTGCGAGAACTGCTGCGGAAATGGGGCGGACCGGGCGCCTCCGACGTGGCCGAACTGCTCACCAGCGAACTGGTGACCAATGCCCTGGTCCACACCGAGCACGGGGCCGTCGTGACCGCGACGGTCGTCCCCGAGCAGCTGAGGGTCGAGGTCCGCGACTTCGTCCCCGGGCTCGAACCACCGCGCGTACCGCCAGCCGACGACGGTACGCGCACGCACGGCCGGGGGCTCGTCCTCGTCCAGGCGCTGGCCGACTCCTGGGGAGTCGAGGAGCACGGGGCGGGGAAGGTGGTCTGGTTCGAACTGAACGGCGGGGCCGCCTGA
- a CDS encoding pyruvate dehydrogenase has protein sequence MAKQNVAEQFVDILVRAGVKRLYGVVGDSLNPVVDAIRRTPALDWIQVRHEETAAFAAGAEAQITGSLAACAGSCGPGNLHLINGLYDAHRSMAPVLALASHIPSSEIGLGYFQETHPDQLFRECSHYSELISNPKQMPRLLQTAIQHAVGRSGVSVVSLPGDIASLPAPDKAAETALVTSRPTVRPGDDEIDALVRMIDAADRVTLFCGSGTAGAHAEVMQFAERIKAPVGHALRGKEWIQYDNPYDVGMSGLLGYGAAYEATHECDLLILLGTDFPYNAFLPDDVKIVQVDVRPEHLGRRSRLDLAVWGDVRETLRCVVPRVRAKTDRRFLDKMLKKHADALEGVVKAYTRKVEKHVPIHPEYVASVIDELADGDAVFTVDTGMCNVWAARYLSPNGRRRIIGSFSHGSMANALPQAIGAQFTDRNRQVVSLSGDGGFSMLMGDFLTLVQYDLPVKVVVFNNSSLGMVELEMLVAGLPSYGTTNKNPDFAAIARAAGAYGVRVEKPKQLASALKDAFKHKGPALVDVVTDPNALSIPPRISSDMVTGFALSASKIVLDGGVGRMLQMARSNLRNVPRL, from the coding sequence ATGGCCAAACAGAACGTCGCAGAACAGTTCGTCGACATCCTCGTGCGCGCGGGCGTGAAGCGTCTGTACGGCGTCGTCGGGGACAGCCTGAACCCGGTCGTCGACGCCATCCGCCGCACCCCCGCGCTCGACTGGATCCAGGTGCGGCACGAGGAGACGGCCGCCTTCGCCGCCGGTGCCGAGGCCCAGATCACCGGCAGCCTCGCCGCCTGCGCGGGCTCCTGCGGCCCCGGCAATCTGCACCTCATCAACGGCCTGTACGACGCCCACCGTTCCATGGCCCCGGTCCTGGCCCTCGCCTCGCACATCCCGTCCAGCGAGATCGGCCTCGGCTACTTCCAGGAGACCCACCCCGACCAGCTCTTCCGCGAGTGCAGCCACTACAGCGAACTCATCTCCAACCCGAAGCAGATGCCCCGGCTGCTCCAGACTGCGATCCAGCACGCAGTCGGCCGCAGCGGCGTCAGCGTGGTCTCGCTGCCCGGCGACATCGCCTCCCTGCCCGCCCCCGACAAGGCGGCGGAGACCGCGCTCGTCACCTCCCGCCCCACCGTCCGGCCGGGTGACGACGAGATCGACGCGCTCGTCCGGATGATCGACGCGGCCGACCGGGTGACGCTCTTCTGCGGCAGCGGCACGGCGGGCGCGCACGCCGAGGTGATGCAGTTCGCCGAGCGCATCAAGGCACCGGTCGGCCACGCCCTGCGCGGCAAGGAGTGGATCCAGTACGACAATCCGTACGACGTCGGTATGAGCGGTCTGCTCGGCTACGGCGCCGCCTACGAGGCCACCCACGAGTGCGACCTGCTGATCCTGCTCGGCACGGACTTCCCGTACAACGCCTTCCTGCCCGACGACGTGAAGATCGTCCAGGTGGACGTCCGGCCCGAGCACCTCGGCCGGCGCTCCCGGCTCGACCTCGCCGTCTGGGGCGACGTCCGCGAGACCCTGCGCTGCGTCGTCCCGCGCGTCCGGGCCAAGACCGACCGCCGCTTCCTCGACAAGATGCTCAAGAAGCACGCCGACGCGCTCGAAGGCGTCGTGAAGGCGTACACCCGCAAGGTCGAGAAGCACGTCCCGATCCACCCCGAGTACGTCGCCTCCGTCATCGACGAACTGGCCGACGGGGACGCCGTGTTCACCGTCGACACCGGCATGTGCAACGTCTGGGCGGCCCGTTACCTCTCGCCGAACGGACGGCGCAGGATCATCGGCTCGTTCAGCCACGGCTCGATGGCGAACGCACTGCCGCAGGCCATCGGCGCACAGTTCACCGACCGCAACCGGCAGGTGGTGTCGCTCTCCGGCGACGGCGGATTCTCCATGCTCATGGGCGACTTCCTCACCCTGGTCCAGTACGACCTCCCGGTGAAGGTCGTGGTCTTCAACAACTCCTCGCTGGGGATGGTCGAGTTGGAGATGCTGGTCGCCGGTCTGCCCTCGTACGGGACGACGAACAAGAACCCCGACTTCGCGGCCATCGCGCGCGCCGCCGGGGCCTACGGCGTCCGCGTCGAGAAGCCCAAGCAGCTCGCGAGCGCCCTCAAGGACGCCTTCAAGCACAAGGGTCCGGCCCTCGTGGACGTCGTCACCGACCCCAACGCCCTCTCCATCCCGCCCAGGATCAGCAGCGACATGGTCACCGGCTTCGCCCTCTCCGCCAGCAAGATCGTCCTCGACGGCGGAGTGGGCCGCATGCTCCAGATGGCCCGCTCCAACCTGCGCAACGTCCCCCGGCTCTGA
- a CDS encoding protein phosphatase 2C domain-containing protein has translation MTQQGDNWWDKLYDESAPDTAPAVSGDTLDDHFATAPRAATGPPGPDPDPDLEPDLKPEDPRTAPPPVLSDRAPWEAPEAGPRSFPAPPPPPPPPVAPPVETPTVRVPVPPADGDPDIGAGADLTVQVPVPRPRAAGFIGSRPPTYESEPTALPIARPGELAELVADTVLDGARYGTCTLRAASVRGDSARYRGEPRRDALLTARFGHDEAALVLVAVAAGSRAAEDAHLAAADACQWIAEAVGRSHARLSEDIRTGRRGDLKSGLHRLTDRTYGKLRARAADRGLASDEYTATLRCLLVPADPDCRTRVFFGIGGGGLFRLRDGSWQDIEPLLPEPAAVTGAPVVGFGSPPSPEGRSEAETEADTGADTEAEAGPEEGDRLTMNLGVTTAPGPFIEEPVPPPAEPFRFRASVARPGDTLLLASPGFAEPMRGEPALARELATRWGGQEPPGLAAFLADTQLRVTGYADDRTGVAVWEA, from the coding sequence ATGACTCAGCAGGGGGACAACTGGTGGGACAAGCTCTACGACGAGTCGGCGCCGGACACGGCCCCGGCGGTCTCGGGTGACACACTCGACGACCACTTCGCCACGGCGCCCCGCGCCGCCACGGGCCCGCCGGGCCCGGACCCGGACCCGGACCTGGAGCCGGACCTGAAGCCGGAGGACCCCCGGACGGCGCCGCCGCCCGTCCTGTCCGACCGGGCGCCCTGGGAAGCACCCGAAGCGGGACCGCGCTCCTTCCCGGCACCGCCGCCCCCGCCGCCGCCCCCGGTCGCCCCGCCGGTCGAGACACCCACCGTCCGGGTGCCGGTGCCTCCGGCCGACGGAGACCCGGACATCGGCGCGGGCGCCGACCTCACCGTCCAGGTGCCCGTGCCCCGCCCCAGGGCCGCCGGGTTCATCGGCAGCAGACCGCCGACCTACGAGTCCGAACCCACCGCCCTGCCCATCGCCCGCCCCGGCGAGCTCGCCGAACTGGTCGCCGACACCGTCCTCGACGGCGCCCGCTACGGCACCTGCACCCTGCGGGCCGCATCCGTACGAGGCGACTCCGCCCGCTACCGCGGCGAACCCCGCCGCGACGCCCTGCTCACCGCCCGCTTCGGCCACGACGAGGCCGCGCTCGTCCTCGTCGCCGTGGCCGCCGGCTCCCGCGCCGCCGAGGACGCCCACCTCGCCGCCGCCGACGCCTGCCAGTGGATCGCGGAGGCCGTCGGCCGCAGCCACGCCCGGCTCTCGGAGGACATCAGGACCGGCCGCCGCGGCGACCTCAAGTCCGGACTGCACCGGCTCACCGACCGTACGTACGGCAAGCTGCGCGCCCGCGCCGCCGACCGGGGCCTCGCCTCCGACGAGTACACCGCGACCCTCCGCTGCCTCCTCGTCCCCGCCGACCCCGACTGCCGTACACGGGTCTTCTTCGGGATCGGCGGCGGCGGCCTGTTCCGGCTCCGCGACGGCTCCTGGCAGGACATCGAACCGCTCCTGCCCGAACCGGCCGCCGTCACCGGCGCCCCCGTCGTCGGCTTCGGCTCGCCGCCCTCACCCGAGGGCCGCTCCGAGGCCGAGACGGAGGCCGACACCGGGGCCGACACCGAGGCCGAGGCCGGGCCCGAGGAGGGCGACCGGCTCACCATGAACCTCGGCGTCACGACCGCACCGGGTCCGTTCATCGAGGAGCCAGTGCCGCCGCCCGCCGAACCGTTCCGCTTCCGGGCCTCCGTCGCCCGCCCCGGGGACACCCTGCTCCTCGCCTCGCCCGGGTTCGCCGAACCGATGCGCGGCGAACCCGCCCTCGCCCGCGAGCTCGCCACCCGCTGGGGCGGCCAGGAACCGCCCGGTCTCGCCGCCTTCCTCGCCGACACCCAGCTGAGGGTGACGGGTTACGCCGACGACCGTACGGGGGTGGCCGTCTGGGAGGCGTAA